Part of the Synechococcus sp. HK01-R genome is shown below.
CCTCAGCAAAACCGCTGCGCCTCACCACATGCAGACCCACATCACTCGAAAGGGCCTCGCAGAAACTGCTGTAGCCGGGTTTGCCCAGATGCCGCTCACAGTGGGGAAGAAGATCCAGGGGGCGAACACCCTCCGGTAAGAGCAACACATTCGAGCAAGCAGCAAGCCGTTCCCGTTCAGAGGCAAGCGCCGGCTCGCTGAGCACAAATCGATGGGATGACCAGCCGCGAAGCAAGCGGTCATCAAGGGCAAAGCCCAAACCACCGAAGCCGACGAAGACACGAGGCCTCGCATCGGTGGACAAAGCCTGCTCGAAGGACCTCGGGAGGGGCCTCGGTTGGCTCGCTGTCAGCCCGATGGAGATTTCTCGCAACCCCCAAGGCATCGCCAGCGAAAACGGACAACGCAAAAGCAAATCACCCCTGGAGTAGGCCTCTGCTGCAGCCTGCGCGTAATCGCTGAAAGCGCCGTCGAGAGGGGCATAAATCTCATCCCATCCGAAATTCGCCATCCAGACCAGCGGAACCCTGAGGCGTTCCGCGAGGGAAGCTGCCGCTGGTGGCACATCCCCGACAATCAGTACCGGCGAAGACTGAGCTGCGAGCCAAGCCGCTTCAGCGGCAATCTGATCAGGTAGTTCCTCGTGGAGATCAGCAAGAGCGGCCAGTGTCGCCTCGGGATCCGTTCCGAGGGCATCGGACTGCACCATGCCCACATCCCATCGACAGCGTCGCAACTCCACTGGCAGGCCTCGAAAGACAAGGCCCAGAAACCTGGGATCCACTGCCGTACTGACCACCAGCCTTGATCCAGGAGAAAGACGGTGCAGCTCCGCAAGTACGGACGCGTGACGAGCAGCATGACCAAATCCATGGCTGCTCAGGCAGGAGTAGATCAGCACCCAACCACCTCAGGAGCATTGCGGTGCCAAAGGGTCTCTTCGAACACCAGGGTGCCGTCGTCTTCATACCAACGGTGGCTGGCATGGCAGAGCTCACATCCGCTGAACTCCACCCAGGACCAATGGGTGAGTGAACGGCCATCAGCATCAACGCCCCGCCGCGGGACACAGGCCGCATTGAGATAGGCCGTACCAAGCCGATCCTGAAGGAAGGTGCAACGTTCACCCTGGCCTCCTTTAAGGCGATGGTGCATATGACCAAACACCACGAGGGGGACCTCGCGTCTCTGTCGGATCCGGTCAAGAGCCAGAGCCAAGTCTTGATCTCCCCAGTCGATCGCAGGGCGCTTCCAGTCCCGGCCACAGGGACTGGCCGCATCGGACCCCAGGCCCGAGGGACCCGCGTGGGCGAGAACCACGAGGGGACGATCCTGAGGAGCCTGCTCGGAGGCCTGCACGATTAATTGAGCAGAGTCTTCTAGCTCGATCGGACCGTAGGTGGCGGCCATGGCGCGGGAGAGGTGAAATCCACCCCCGGCGCTACCTGGCCGCGCACCAAGCACTGATAGGGCTGGTGCCGACCAATTGCGCAAACTCCAGGCGCAGTGACGATCCCCCAGCACCTTGACCTGGCGCTGAAACAACTCGCCGGTGGCATCTTTGCCCCGATCGTGATTACCAAGAATTACCGCAGTAGGGATTGGCAGAGCGGCAATCGCTTTGACCAAACGCAGATCCCCATCACTGAGGTCCCCCACAAACAGAACGGCATCCGGCTGAAGCTGGTCTAGAAGTCGGGCGTCAAGATCGTTCCACTGGCCATGCAGATCTCCGGCAATGGCCAGACGCAGCCTGCGAGGACCAGACGTCTGCACGGGCTGCGATGCAGGCTCTAGCGATGGAGACGCTTGCAATGCAGAGAGTGGTGATGCCTAGGCTGTTGCCATCCTGCCTCAGATGGTCCTGATGACCGCTGTCACTGCCAACTCGAAGGCCCCAACAGCGGTACCGGTTGACCTTGCTGCTGCGATCCAGGATCTGAAGCGGAAACGCAATGCCGTCATCCTGGCGCACTACTACCAGGAACCTGAGATTCAGGACATCGCCGACTTCATTGGTGATTCCCTCGAGCTTTCACGTAAAGCCGCTGGCACCAATGCTGATGTGATCGTCTTCTGCGGCGTCCATTTCATGGCGGAAACCGCGAAGATCCTCAGCCCCCAGAAAACTGTTCTCCTGCCAGATCTGGACGCCGGCTGCTCCCTTGCAGATGACTGTCCGGCCGATGCATTTGCTGACTTCCGCGCCCGCCATCCCGACCACATTGTGGTCAGCTACATCAATTGCACCGCGGCTGTCAAAGCACAAAGCGACCTGATTTGCACAAGCAGCAATGCCGTCGATCTCGTCAGGCAGCTTCCTGCCGATCGACCGATTCTCTTTGCGCCTGATCGCAATCTCGGTCGCTGGGTGCAGAAACAGAGCGGCAGGGAACTCACGCTCTGGCCAGGGCGCTGCATCGTGCACGAAACCTTCAGCGAAGAAGCGGTGCTCAGGCTTCAAATTGAACACCCAGCTGCCGAGGTGATCGCCCATCCTGAATGCCTCGAACCGCTGTTGGATCTTGCTGATTTCATCGGTTCCACCAGCAAACTGCTCCATCACGCAGAGAGCAGCAGCGCCGAAAGCTTCATCGTTCTCACTGAACCGGGCATCCTCCACCAGATGCAACAACGCATTCCTGGGAAAACCTTCCTAGCTGTGCCAGGTCTGGATGGCTGCAGCTGCAATGCCTGCCCTTACATGCGACTGAACACCCTGGAAAAGCTCTGGCGCTGCCTGTCCGTCGGTGCCCCAGAAATCGAAATGGATGAGGATCTTCGGCTGCGTGCCCTGCAGCCGATTCAACGGATGCTGGAGATGAGCCTCTGATTGAACGCACTCCTGAAGGGCTCTACTGCCACGCGGCAGAAGCCTGGATCGATCCGATTCGACCTGTACGCCGGGCTCTGATTACCCACGCCCATGCCGACCATGCCAGGGCTGGGTGCGGTGAGTATTTCGCCGTCAACGCCAGTGAAGCGATCCTGCGCGAACGGCTTGGGAGTGGAATCAGGCTGAACACAGTCAGTTACAGGGAACAACGGCGTATCGGGACAGTTCTGGTGTCGTTTCACAGCGCAGGACACGTGCTTGGAAGTGCCCAGATCCGTCTTGAGCATGAGGGATGTGTCTGGGTGGTAAGCGGTGATTACAAACGCTGCACAGACCCCAGCTGCGAGCCCTTTGAATCCGTGCCCTGCGATGTCTTGATCACTGAGGCAACGTTTGGTCTTCCGATCTACAGGTGGCGAAGTGGCGAGCAGGTGGCGCATGAGATCCGCGCCTGGTGGATGGGGGAACGATTGAGACCTTCACTCCTGTTCTGCTACGCCTTTGGAAAAGCCCAACGGGTGCTGGCGGAACTGAAAGCCATTGGTGTCGACGATGAGGTGCTGCTCCACGGAGCGGTGGAAACGGTGACTCGCCATTACAGGGATGCAGGCATTCCCATGACGGCCAGCCGTCCTCTGAGCGATCTTCCCCGAAATGCAAACCTGGAAGGTCGCCTCATCCTCGCTCCCCCTTCCGCCCATCGATCCGCTTGGATGCGCCGCTTCAAAACCCCGCAGACAGCCTTCGCATCTGGTTGGATGGCGGTGCGCGGAGCACGCCGCCGCAGGGGCTATGAACGAGGCTTCGTCCTCAGTGACCACGCTGACTGGCCTGGTCTCGTTCAAACCGTGAAGGAAAGCGGTGCCCGTCGTGTCTATGTGACCCATGGACAAAGCGATGTGCTGGCGCGTTACCTACGAGACGTCGAGGGACTGGACGCTGAACCGATCGAAGCGCTGCCTGCAGGAAGGGTGAGTAGCGCCGACGAGGGCAACTGACCTAGCGTCGTCCGGTTGCAGACTCCTGCCATGTCGCGTCTCTTCGTGGTCTGTCTGGCCACCAGCCTCGCCATCGCTCCCGCCCTGGCGGCTGACATTGAGGAGATCTCGATCGAGCGCATCCAAACGGTGATCTTCCCTGCCGATGGAGCTGAGGCCGCCGCCGCGATTTGCAACGGCCTGGCCGATGGAGTGTTGACCCGTGACGGAATCGGCGTGGATCTCGCCCGCCTTCAGAACGCTCTCGCCACCAGCGGCAACCCGGATCAAGTGAACCGCTACGTCAACGGTTTCAACCAAACGGCGCAGGCACGCCAGGGCTGCAACATCAGAATCAGCGATCCGCAAAACACTGACCTCTATCAGTGGCAGTACTGATCGGTGCAGGCGTTCGCGGACCTCATCGATGACCTGGACGCCACCAATGGCTCAGGACAGAAGGTCCAACGCATCGCCGCTTATCTCCAGGAACAACCTCCTGAAGATTCCGCCTGGACACTGCTTCTTCTGATCGGTCAACGCCGCAGGCGTTTGATCACAGGCCGCCGACTGCGGGATGTGCTTCAGAAGGAGAGCGGCATGCCGTCCTGGCTCTTTGCTGCCTGCCACAGCCAAGTTGGCGATTCAGCTGAAACCATCAGCCTTCTCTGGCCACAACTTGCAACGGAGCTGCCACGGGACTCACGACCCCTGGGGGCAGAGCTGGAGCCACTCATCCTCCAGATGAAACACGAGCCCCACCTTCACTGGTGGATGGAGACTCTGCTCCCAACCATCGCAGCCCTTGACGAGACGCTTCAGGCGCAGGCTCTCATCAAGGTGTGGCACCAACTCGCGCCCGAGCGACACCTGCTGTTGAACAAACTGCTCACCGGCGGCTTCCGGATCGGCGTGGCCAGGGGATTGGTGGTCAAGGCGATCGCTCGGGGTTTTGACCTCGAGGAAACGGTGGTCCTCGAACGATTAATGGGTCCCATGGAAGCCACGGTGCCATGGTTTCAACAACTGACGGCTCCGGTGGTCGACGCTCCCAGCGATCGTGGTGCCGTCCCCTATCCGTTTTTCCTGGCCAGCCCTGCGAAGGTCGACACCCTGCAAAACACCCCTCCCCGGGACTGGTGGGTGGAACACAAGTGGGATGGCATCCGCGGACAGCTGATTCGGCGACCGTCTGGGGTCTACCTATGGAGCCGAGGGGAGGAACTGATCAACGATCAGTTCCCGGAGCTGGTGACCATGGCCGAATCCCTCCCAGCCGGAACGGTGCTGGATGGAGAAGTGATCTGCTGGCGAATGAAGGCCAACACACCGATGCCCTTTAGTGCCCTTCAACGCCGACTTGGACGCCAACAGGTCGGACGGACCCTGCAGGACGAATGTCCAGCCAGCTTTATCGCCTATGACTTGATCGAATCTCAGGGGGAAGACCTGCGGGCGCGGCCACTCCACGAACGACTGACCCAACTCTGGGCACTTCGTGGCCTGAGCGGGGAAGACGCATGGCGCCTGCGCTGGAGTGAAGGAGAAGCTTTGCGTGACTGGGAAGATCTCCATGATCTTCGCCAGAACGCCGTTGCAGCTGGGGCGGAAGGCGTAATGCTGAAGCATCGAGAATCGCCTTACCTCAGCGGGCGCAAACGGGGGCATTGGTGGAAATTCAAGCGTGACCCCATGACGCTCGATGCGGTGCTGATCTACGCCCAGGCGGGGAGCGGCAGGCGCGCCAATATCTTCACCGACTACACCTTTGCGCTTTGGCAACGCAATGCTGAGGGGGAGGAATCCCATCAACTCGTGACCTTCGCCAAGGCCTACTCAGGCTTGGATGATCAAGAGATCCTTGAATTGGACCGCTGGATCCGACGCCATACCCGCGAACGGTTTGGGCCCGCAAGAGCGGTTGAACCTGAACTGGTTTTTGAAATTGGCTTTGAAGGAATTCAACGATCCAAACGTCACAAATGCGGTCTTGCCGTTCGTTTCCCGCGCATCCTGCGTTGGCGAAAGGATCGCCCCGCAAACAGCGCCGACACGATCAACCGGGCCGAGGAGCTATTGGCTCTTCAACCGCAAGCTGAAGCACAAGCGTGAACGGGCGGTCGCACGATCGAGAGCTACTCGCCCCCGTTGAGGAGTGGTTTGAACGCCAGGGATGGACACCACTTCCTTTTCAACGCCAGACCTGGCAAGCCCATCTGAGGGGCCGCAGTGGGTTAATTCAGGTTCCCACTGGCTCTGGCAAGACCTATGCCGCCGTGATGGCACCCATTGCCAAGGCGCTTGCTCAATCTGTCCCGAGACGTGGGGTGCGTCTGCTCTACATCACACCTCTGAGGGCCCTGAGCCGAGACCTCGCCCAGGCGCTGCTGGAACCGATCGAGGCGATGGGATGGCCCTTGAGGGTTGGTATCCGCAATGGCGATACCCCCAGTGCCGAACGCAGTCGACAACTCAAGTCGCCACCAGACATTTTGATCACCACGCCGGAATCCCTGTGCGTTCTCATGGCTGGGCGTCATGCAACGGAGCTCTTCCAGCCACTTGAGACGGTGATCCTGGATGAATGGCATGAACTGATCGGAAGCAAACGGGGGACGCAGGCAGAGCTCGCCCTCAGCTGGCTCCGCCTGCAGAAGCCCCAACTGCAGACCTGGGCCATCAGCGCCACGATCGGCAATCTCGAGGAAGCGGCACGCCATGCCCTTGGTGAAGGATCCGATCCATGCCTGATCACTGGAGCCCCAGAGCGGCCCCTTGAGATCCGAAGCATCGTTCCCGACAGCCTGGATGGGTTTCCATGGGGCGGCCATCTTGGACTGCGCCGCTACGAGGACCTGGTGGCCACCTTGAGCCCGACCACCAGCACCCTGCTATTCACCAACACACGCAACCAGGCGGAGCGCTGGTTTCAGTGCCTGCGCTTCGCCTGCCCCGAGATGGAAGGACTGCTGGCCCTGCATCACAGCGCAGTGGACCGTCAGGAACGGGAGGCGATCGAGGCCGGTGTGAAAGCCGGATCGCTGCGCTGGGTGGTGTGCACAAGCTCGCTCGATCTGGGGGTGGATTTCCAGCCGGTGGAGCGGGTGGTGCAGATCGGTTCCCCGAAGAACCTGGCCCGTCTCCTGCAACGGGCTGGCCGCTCCGCCCATTGCCCCGGAGGCACGTCACAGATGTGGTTCATGCCCACCAATGCTTTGGAACTGCTGGAACTGAGCGCCGTGCGACGAGGCCTGACCCAGGGCCTCGTGGAAGAGCGCCATCCACCGAATGAAGCCCTGGATGTGCTTCTGCAACACCTCACCACGCTGGCCTGCGGACCAGGGTTCACACCTGAGGCAACCCTGGAGTCGATCCGCAGGACCTCTAGTTACCGCAACCTGAGCGATGCAACGTGGCAATGGTGCCTGCGCTTTCTCGAACTGGGTGGCGATTGCCTTGGTGCCTACCCCCGCTACAGGAAGCTGGAGCGCGCGGACGACGGCCGGTTCGTCATTCGCGACAACACCATCGCCCGACTCCACCGTCTCAACATCGGCACGATCACCTCAGCACCAGCAATCCGCGTGCGCTTTGTTCGAGGAGCGGTGCTGGGGCATGTGGAGGAGACCTTTATCAGCCAGCTGAGGCCAAAGGATGTGTTCTTTTTCGCGGGCCGTCAGCTGGAGTTTGTGCGGCTTCGTGAGATGACGGCTTACGTCAAAGCCAGCACACGCAAAAGCACAGCCGTACCCGCATGGGCCGGAGGGCAAATGGCCCTTTCCGATCTGTTGACCCATCATCTGCGCGAGGAGGTGGCTCGTGCGGGCCGCGGCGATCTCGATACCCCGGAACTGCAAGCCCTGGCCCCCGTGTTCGAGCGTCAGAAGGATCTCTCCACACTGCCGGCGAACAACCAGTTCTTGATCGAGACCTGCCGCACCAGAGAGGGGACCCATCTCTACGCGTACCCCTTTGAGGGTCGTTTCGTGCATGAGGGGCTCGGGTTTCTCTGGTCCACTCGACTGACACGTCTCCATCGCGGAACGATCACGGTGTCGGTGAACGACTACGGGTTTGAACTGCTGGCACCTCGCAGCTATCCAATGGCCGATCTGCTGGAGGAACACCTCGACGCGTTACTCGCCGATGATCACCTGGAGAAGGATCTTGAACAGGCGCTCAACCTGTCCGAACTATGCCGCCGCCGCTTCCGAAGCATTGCGCAGGTGGCAGGGCTGCTGGTGCAGGGATACCCGGGTCAAAGCAAAAGTGCCGGCCAACTGCAGATCAGCGGCTCGCTCCTCTGGGAGGTGTTCTCAAAACATGAACCAGGCAATCTTCTCCTGAAGCAGGCGCAACAGGAGGTTCTGCAGGAGCAGCTTGAATTACAACGTCTACGCAGCGCCCTGAAACGGCTCCAGGAGGGAGAGGTTCTCCTTAGCGCCACCGCAAGACCAGGTCCTCTCGCCTTTCCACTGCTAGTGGAGCGTTTGAACAATCGGATGACCAATGAGTCAGTGATGGAACGGGTGCAGCGCATGGTCGCCGAAGCACAGCGCCTTGAAGGCGATTAGCGTCCGAGCGACCGCAGAAGCCCAACAGCGATGTTGTCCGCCTGGAGAGTGTTTGCGGAATTCCTGCTTTTGGGCTGCACCTCCTTCGGCGGGCCCGTGGCCCATCTCGGTTATTTCAGAGAACGCTTTGTGATGCGGCGGCACTGGCTATCCGATGAGGCCTATGCCGAATTAGTTGCCATCTGTCAGTTTCTGCCAGGCCCTGCCAGCTCTCAGGTGGGCATTGGCCTTGGCCTGATGCGAGCAGGATGGCTCGGTGGCATCGCAGCGTGGATCGGATTCACGCTGCCCTCGGCGGTCATTTTGCTGATCGCTTCTGCAGTGCTCAGCATCAATCCCGCCTGGCTCAATGGTGGCTGGGTTCAGGGCTTGAAGGTTGCTGCCGTCGCAGTGGTGACCCAGGCGGTATTGGGGATGCAAAAGCGGCTGGCACCTGACCGCCCGCGCCTCACTCTGATGGCGGTCAGCGCCATTCTGGTGCTGGTGGTGCCGTTGGCCTCTGTGCAGGTTCTGGCCCTGCTACTCGGCGCCGTGGTGGGAGTGTTGTGCTTTCGAACTCCTGATCAGAACGCCCAAGTGCTCAATGGCCTCCAGGTTCCTGTGCGGCGATCGGTTGCCATCGGCCTGCTCGGCCTGTTAGCGCTCCTCCTGGCCTTTCTCCCATGGCTCTCTGCCAGCACCAGACCGGTGGCTGTTCAACAATTGAGCGCCATGCTTCAAGCCGGTTCCCTGGTCTTTGGTGGGGGCCATGTTGTGTTGCCACTCCTTGAGCAATCCCTGGTCCCCCCAGGCTGGATCAGCCTTGATCGGTTTCTTGCTGGCTATGGAGCCGCCCAGGCAGTCCCCGGACCAATGTTCAGCCTTGCAGCCTTTTTAGGCTTTGACCTCCGGGGAGGTCTGCAAGGAATCACAGGTTCGATCCTGGCCTTAATCGCCCTGTTTCTCCCTGCTTTTCTGTTGATCGGCGGAGTGCTGCCTTTCTGGTCTGATCTCGGTCAATGTCGAGCGATGCGCCGCGCCTTGATGGGGGTGAACGCAGCTGTGGTGGGCATCCTTCTCGCCGCTCTTTATCAGCCCGTCTGGAGAGTTGGCATCCGCAACAGTGCTGACTTCAGCCTGGCTCTCTTGGCTGTACTCCTCCTGATGGCTTGGCGTCAGCCGGCCTGGAGGGTGGTGTTGTTTTGCGGGTTGATCGGCGGACTGGTGTTGCCGTGATGAGCCCATCAGCCGTCAGCTTGTTTCTGGTGGTGCTAGGGGGACGCACCCCCAATTGCCACGTTGAACTCCACGATGTGCGCTGGGTGGTGGGCCCCAACATTGAAACCACAATCCCCGAGCTCAGACGGCAATGGTGGGGAAGCCTGAAGGGGCTACACATCGACAGTTACACCTCCATTGACTCTGTCGATGGCTATGCCGTTTCGCTCGAATCAAACGCGGCTCCTGCGCTCGAGGGCAACACCACAAACCAACGGCTCTGGTTTATCAATCTGGGTGGCTATCAGCGCCATTCCCTTCAGGAATGGCACCACTTCGGTCTTGTGGTGGCGACAACCGCCCAGGCAGCCAAGGCGCGAGCCAGGACTCGCTGGCTTCAAGACCATGTGCAGGTGCACAAGGATGACCTCCATAGCCTTGACACAGTCGGTGGCATCGATGACTGCCTGCCAATTGAAACGATTTCAGGTTGGCGACTTGTTCTGACTCCCGAGCCCCACCGGCAAAACCATGACCTGCGACCCGAGTGGTTTGGGTATTGGCGCATCGACGGTCGCCAGCCCCAACCGAGGCCTCCAGCTTCCTGAAGTCATCGGCAAGCGGCCGACCACCAGGACGTGATGCGATCAGGAGAGCCATACCAGGATGATCCAAACAAGCCACCATGGGCCGTGGCTTCTAACAACACTGGCCTTGCATTGAGCAACAGAGCCGATTGCACAGGCACAAGGCCATCACCCCGCACCTGAGGGTCACCGCTGATGCTCCGATAGCTGCCGCGGGCACTGCGACGACTGAAAGCCGAGGCCAACGGCCCATTCAGATCCAGCTCACCGGCAACGGCCACGTAGTCAACCTCAGGGGCATGGCAACCCGGGAAGCGTCGATCAACCATGGCTCTCAAGGGTGTAGCCCTCTCGGCCTGGTGGGGGCTGCCGAGGGTGATCAGGCGATTGCAACGCTCGGCACCGGCATAGACACGACCAGCAAAGGGCTCATGACTGAGATAAAGGCGAAGCATCACCCCTCCGGAGCTATGCCCCACGAGGGTGACCTTTCCAGAGGGTGAACGGCTCTGCAACTCCTTCACAAGACCATCCACCCGATCGAGCAAACGACGCCAACCAAGAGACCAGCTCGTGAGCAACCAGTCGAGTCGGCTAGCGGGAGTGATCGCCACGGCCAAACCTTGCTCGTTCATGAGCCAGTCGGCCATCGGTTGATAAGCCGTGTCACTGATGAGAAACCCACCGAGAATCACGACGGGTTGTCGGGGATCCACCACGCTCATCACCACGAGAAACAACGGGCCCAGCCATCATCAAAGGAGATCACCCCGAAGCCCATGGTTCAGGAACGGGTCGCGGACTACCCAAGACCACCACGGCTGGAACCAAGCAGTGATCTGGTGCTTGTGAAGGTGGCTGGTGAAGTGCTGTACGAGGGCACGGGGGCCTGGCGGGTTCTCGAAACCTTCCACCCGCCCACCTATTACCTGCCACCTGAGGGAATCAAGCAGTCGCTGTTGCACCCTGCTGTTGGGCGCAGCTTCTGTGAATGGAAAGGTGTGGCGGAGTACTTCGACATTGTTGCCGGAGGACGCAGGATCCATCGCGCCGTCTGGCGTTACCCAACGCCCACGGCGGACTTCAAGGCCATCCAAGGGTGGTTCGCGTTGTATCCAGCACTGATGGATGGCTGTTGGCTGAATGGGGAGCCTGTCATTCCCCAGCCAGGAGGTTTCTACGGCGGTTGGATCAGTTCTGCCGTGGTAGGCCCTTTCAAGGGGGATCCAGCCCATCCTGAATTGATCTGAGCCTGCGGTGCCAAGCTGATGCCCTCTTCCACTGATTCAGCCCGCGAGCGGCTCGTGGAGTTGTTGATGAATCAGCCGCAGGATCCGGTCATCAGCGAGCTTCTGGATCAGGTCGAAGCGAAAAGCACCGTGGATCTCTTCAAGGCAGCGCAACACAGCCGTGGCTGAAACAGGCCCCATGGCTGGAGAACCTGCAGGTGATCGATCCGAAGCGAGGGAGAGGGATGAATCTGCTGCGTCTCGGTGGCCCCATGGCTGATCTGGCCGCCGTTGCCGTCAAAGCTGACCTGACGATCGAAAACAAGACACGGGTCTCCGTTCGCTTCCGCAGGGGGGCTGGCTCGGCCCCTCCCTCATCAGCGGTTGGCGGCCAACACTGATGGCGGCAATCCAACAAAGCTTTCCGGCCTGGCTTGAGATCACCTGGCTCGACGAGCGATTGCGGGTCTGTCGCGGTAACGCAGGCACCCGCTTCGCCCTCCTGCGTCGTGACGACCTAAGCGTCGATGCACTGATGGGAGAACGGCCATGACCGTGGTGGCCCTGGCCATGCTCCAGCAGCAAGGTTCCTGGCTCTTGCAGCTCCGCGATGACATCAGCGGAATCGTGGCCCCCGGATGCTGGGGATTGTTCGGTGGTCACCTGGAGCCGGGGGAATCGCCCGAGCAGGGACTACGCAGGGAATTAATCGAGGAGATCGGCTGGTGTCCGCTAACCCTGAACCCTTGGTTTCAGCACCAGACACCCCAGCGCCTCCTGCATGCCTTCCATGGCGATCTGGATGTGCCTCTCTCGGAACTCACGCTCCTGGAAGGGCAGGATCTGACCTTGGCGCAACCAGAAGAGATCCACCAAGGCGCGGTTTGGAGCCCGCGACTCCGTGAATGCAGACCTTTAGCACCATCGCTTCAGCTGATCAGCCTCAGGCTGAAAGAACTCTCTGGCGAATGATTCAGACGCCATTGAGAAACAGAACCATCCCGATCACAACCAGGATCAAGACAAGCCACCACCCCCAACGCCTCACCCAACGGCTGGATGAGAAGCGTTCCTGACGAAAAGCTGCCCGTCCCTGACCGACAGGGCATCCACAGCGAGCGCAAACCAGGCGACCGGCCAGGGAACGGTCCGCACGGAAGGAACTGCACCCGCATTGCCTGCAGCGGCGGCTGATCCCCATCACGACACAGCAGAAACCTGGAGAATGGCGACATGGGCCCTCATTCGACAAGTCCCGACCACCATCCCTGGCTGTCTCTCAACTCCGTGGAGGCATGGATCCAAGACAAGCGCGTGTTCAAGGATCTGAGCCTGGATCTCTGGAGTGGTGAGCCCACGGTCGTTCTGGGCCCGAATGGTTCTGGAAAAAGTTCGCTGGTGAGGCTGATCAGTCGGGCGCTGTATCCGGTCGTCCGCCCGGGTTCTCATCTGAGGATCTTCGGGGAGGAGACGATCAAACTCTGGGAGCTTCGCCGCCAACTCGGGATCGTGAACAGCGATCTGGACAGTCGCATCCACCCTTCGACCCAGGGCAGGGAGCTGCTGTTATCGGCATTCTTCGGCGCAGTCAGACTCGGAAGGGAGCCGATCCCTACGCCCCTGCAGAACCAACGGGTTGAGCTGTTGCTGAAGGAGATGGATCTCGATGCACAGGGGCGACAGCCCTACGGCTCACTCTCTGATGGCCAGAAACGGCGGTTGCAGATCGCGCGAGCGCTCGTCCATGAGCCGGAGGTTCTGGTTCTCGATGAACCCATGAACACCCTCGACCTCAAAGCGCGACACAGCCTTCAGAAGACTCTGCGCAAGCTCTGCAGGCAGGGAATCACCCTGGTGATGGTCACCCACAGCATTGAAAGCATCATTCCCGAGATCGAGAGGGTGATCGGTCTTCGCGATGGTCAGGTGGTGATGGACGACACACCGAAACGTGCACTCACTGATCAGGCATTGTCTGAGCTATTCGACACACCGCTGCAGGTGGTTGAAGCCAATGGTTACCGACAAGTGTTACCAGGCTGAGCATGCTTGGCAGCAGTCGTGATCGTGCGGTGCTCGTTCAGATCATTCCGGCCCTGGCCT
Proteins encoded:
- a CDS encoding TIGR04168 family protein; translated protein: MQTSGPRRLRLAIAGDLHGQWNDLDARLLDQLQPDAVLFVGDLSDGDLRLVKAIAALPIPTAVILGNHDRGKDATGELFQRQVKVLGDRHCAWSLRNWSAPALSVLGARPGSAGGGFHLSRAMAATYGPIELEDSAQLIVQASEQAPQDRPLVVLAHAGPSGLGSDAASPCGRDWKRPAIDWGDQDLALALDRIRQRREVPLVVFGHMHHRLKGGQGERCTFLQDRLGTAYLNAACVPRRGVDADGRSLTHWSWVEFSGCELCHASHRWYEDDGTLVFEETLWHRNAPEVVGC
- the nadA gene encoding quinolinate synthase NadA, translating into MVLMTAVTANSKAPTAVPVDLAAAIQDLKRKRNAVILAHYYQEPEIQDIADFIGDSLELSRKAAGTNADVIVFCGVHFMAETAKILSPQKTVLLPDLDAGCSLADDCPADAFADFRARHPDHIVVSYINCTAAVKAQSDLICTSSNAVDLVRQLPADRPILFAPDRNLGRWVQKQSGRELTLWPGRCIVHETFSEEAVLRLQIEHPAAEVIAHPECLEPLLDLADFIGSTSKLLHHAESSSAESFIVLTEPGILHQMQQRIPGKTFLAVPGLDGCSCNACPYMRLNTLEKLWRCLSVGAPEIEMDEDLRLRALQPIQRMLEMSL
- a CDS encoding ligase-associated DNA damage response exonuclease is translated as MIERTPEGLYCHAAEAWIDPIRPVRRALITHAHADHARAGCGEYFAVNASEAILRERLGSGIRLNTVSYREQRRIGTVLVSFHSAGHVLGSAQIRLEHEGCVWVVSGDYKRCTDPSCEPFESVPCDVLITEATFGLPIYRWRSGEQVAHEIRAWWMGERLRPSLLFCYAFGKAQRVLAELKAIGVDDEVLLHGAVETVTRHYRDAGIPMTASRPLSDLPRNANLEGRLILAPPSAHRSAWMRRFKTPQTAFASGWMAVRGARRRRGYERGFVLSDHADWPGLVQTVKESGARRVYVTHGQSDVLARYLRDVEGLDAEPIEALPAGRVSSADEGN
- a CDS encoding DNA ligase, producing MSRLFVVCLATSLAIAPALAADIEEISIERIQTVIFPADGAEAAAAICNGLADGVLTRDGIGVDLARLQNALATSGNPDQVNRYVNGFNQTAQARQGCNIRISDPQNTDLYQWQY
- a CDS encoding ATP-dependent DNA ligase — translated: MQAFADLIDDLDATNGSGQKVQRIAAYLQEQPPEDSAWTLLLLIGQRRRRLITGRRLRDVLQKESGMPSWLFAACHSQVGDSAETISLLWPQLATELPRDSRPLGAELEPLILQMKHEPHLHWWMETLLPTIAALDETLQAQALIKVWHQLAPERHLLLNKLLTGGFRIGVARGLVVKAIARGFDLEETVVLERLMGPMEATVPWFQQLTAPVVDAPSDRGAVPYPFFLASPAKVDTLQNTPPRDWWVEHKWDGIRGQLIRRPSGVYLWSRGEELINDQFPELVTMAESLPAGTVLDGEVICWRMKANTPMPFSALQRRLGRQQVGRTLQDECPASFIAYDLIESQGEDLRARPLHERLTQLWALRGLSGEDAWRLRWSEGEALRDWEDLHDLRQNAVAAGAEGVMLKHRESPYLSGRKRGHWWKFKRDPMTLDAVLIYAQAGSGRRANIFTDYTFALWQRNAEGEESHQLVTFAKAYSGLDDQEILELDRWIRRHTRERFGPARAVEPELVFEIGFEGIQRSKRHKCGLAVRFPRILRWRKDRPANSADTINRAEELLALQPQAEAQA